The genomic window ATTGGTTTTTAGGTAATCATTGAGCTTACTAACTGCGCCGTTTAAGTCCTTGCCCGTGAAGTTAGAAAGCACGGTGATCTGCCTCAAACCGTCAAACCGGGATATGGCCGATGGCGCTACCGATGGGATGATCCGCGCAATAGAGCCTAGAGTCAGCTGCTGACCCTGACGACTGATCATTGTCACACTACCTAAATCCTCAGCGGTGAGTCTGTCCTGATCAGCAATGCGTAGACGCACGTCAAATGAGCTGCCCTGATCGTCAATTTCAGAGACCTTGTCACCCTCGAATAGTGAGCGCACAATCATACCAATTTGTGCTGCAGAGACACCGACATCAGCCGCCCGCGCTGGATCCACTTCGATCCTAAACTCGCGCTGATCTTTTGCTTTACTTGTGCTTACGTCGACCGTGCCCGGCACTTCACGGCGCAAGAAGTCGGCGACTTTATCAGTAAAGACGGCGAGGTCATCATACCGGTCTGATTTGAAGATATATTGGATCGGCTGAGCTTTACCGCCGCCTGCTCCACCGGTCTCACTAACATCGAGTTCAGCGCCCTTGACGGCATAGCGTGGCAGTAATTCCTCGCGCATACGCCCCATGAATTCAAACTGCGAGAAGGTCCGCTCATCCTTAGGTACAAGCTGCACATTGAGCACGGCTTTATTTGGTTTTTTTTCTGATCCTGCAGCAATCGCCGTTACCACACGAGAGACGCCGGGATAGGCTTTCACAGCATCGACTAGTTCCAAGGATTTAGTTTTGGTCTCGCTGATGGTCGTACCTTCAGCCAATGTGTAGTTGATGCTGAATTCACTCTTATCTTCAATGGGGAAGAAAGCAACCGGCACGAATTTTAGCAGCACCATGCTGAGCACAAAGGTGGCAAATCCCGCGCCCAACGTGATCGCCCGGTGGTCCAAACACCAGATAAGTGCGGAACGGTAAGAACGATCGATGGCGCCCAATCCGCTCTCGATGAATTCCCACGCTTTAAGGGCTAGGCCACCCTCAGGTTTATGGTGTTCGCCCGCGCCCTCTTTGAGCCACCGTGATGCCAGCATCGGCGTCAGAGTGAAGGCGACGAACAGTGAGATCGCTACAGCAAAGGTGATCGTCAGACCGAATTGGAAAAAGAATCTACCGATGATGCCCTCCATAAAAGCAACCGGAACAAACACCGCACAGATCGTCAGCGTAGTGGCAAGCACGGCAAGTCCGATCTCTGCTGTGGCGTCGTTGGCAGCTTGTGGCCCACTCTTGCCCATGGACAAGTGCCTTGCAATGTTTTCAATCACAATAATGGCATCGTCGATAAGAAGACCGATCGACAGCGATAGGCCAAGTGTCGACATGATGTTGAGGGTAAATTTCATGTAATCAAGAAAAGCAAAAGTCGCAATGACGGCCGTCGGTAAAGCCAAAGCACTAATGATCGTAATGCGCATGTCGCGCAGGAAAATGAGCACGATCACCGTGGCTAAAAGAGCACCGAGGACTAAGTCCAACTTTACCGCATCGATCGAGCCCTTGATGTACTTGGAGTTATCGGTTACCACCTCCAGCTTTACGCCGGCGGGAATCTGCGAACCTAATTTGGCCAGTACTACCCGGGTTTCGTCAGCAACCGTATTGGTACTGGTGCCAGCTTGTTTTTGGATACTCAAAAGTATCGTCGGGTTTCTATCGACAAAACTAGCCGTATCCTCCTCGGCAATGATGTCTTTAACGTCTGCCACGTCGCTGATGGTGAGGCCACGTTGCGTCGAACCAATGACTGGCAGTGCGGCTAGGGCGGCACCGTTTGCCACCCGATTTTTGACGCGCAGGGAAAGGTAATTTTTGGGATCCTGCACTTTGCCAGCGGGCACGTCAGCGTTCTCTTGTTGGATAGATTGAATGATGTCGGCCGGCGTTAGCCCAAAACTTGCGAGCTTATCCCGATTAACATAGACCTGCACCTCGCGCGGTCTAATCCCCGCAGTCTGGACTTGTGCCACTCCAGGTACGCGCTGCAAGGCTGGGAGTACGGTATCTTTGGCTACCTGCGAGAGTTTGCCGTAGTCGATATTGTCGCCAGTCATAGCGATATTGAGAATGGGAGCTCCACCGATGTCGAGCTTTTGAACCACGGGAGTCTTAGCCTCTGGCGGCAGCTTGGCCGTGGCGGCAAACACTTTGTCGCGTACTTCCTGAGCCGCTTGGTCTACTTTTTTCTCGAGCTTAAACTGGAGCACCACGGTCCCGAGACTTGGGTAGGCCACCGACGATAGTTTTTCGAGACCCGAGAGACCGTTTACAGCATCCTCGAGCGGCTTCAGCACCCGCTGTTCGACCGACGTGGGGTCGGCGCCTGGGTAGACCACCGACACCGTCACCACCGGAAAATCAACTTCAGGAAACTGATCCACCGGTAAGCGAGGCAAGGAAAAAAGACCGAACACCACCAACACGAGGTTGAGCATGGTGGCAAACACCGGTCGACGTATGGACACTTCCGAGAGGACCATTGGACACCTCTATAAAGCTGAGTTGTTCCCAGAAATTTAGGGATTCAT from Deltaproteobacteria bacterium includes these protein-coding regions:
- a CDS encoding efflux RND transporter permease subunit codes for the protein MVLSEVSIRRPVFATMLNLVLVVFGLFSLPRLPVDQFPEVDFPVVTVSVVYPGADPTSVEQRVLKPLEDAVNGLSGLEKLSSVAYPSLGTVVLQFKLEKKVDQAAQEVRDKVFAATAKLPPEAKTPVVQKLDIGGAPILNIAMTGDNIDYGKLSQVAKDTVLPALQRVPGVAQVQTAGIRPREVQVYVNRDKLASFGLTPADIIQSIQQENADVPAGKVQDPKNYLSLRVKNRVANGAALAALPVIGSTQRGLTISDVADVKDIIAEEDTASFVDRNPTILLSIQKQAGTSTNTVADETRVVLAKLGSQIPAGVKLEVVTDNSKYIKGSIDAVKLDLVLGALLATVIVLIFLRDMRITIISALALPTAVIATFAFLDYMKFTLNIMSTLGLSLSIGLLIDDAIIVIENIARHLSMGKSGPQAANDATAEIGLAVLATTLTICAVFVPVAFMEGIIGRFFFQFGLTITFAVAISLFVAFTLTPMLASRWLKEGAGEHHKPEGGLALKAWEFIESGLGAIDRSYRSALIWCLDHRAITLGAGFATFVLSMVLLKFVPVAFFPIEDKSEFSINYTLAEGTTISETKTKSLELVDAVKAYPGVSRVVTAIAAGSEKKPNKAVLNVQLVPKDERTFSQFEFMGRMREELLPRYAVKGAELDVSETGGAGGGKAQPIQYIFKSDRYDDLAVFTDKVADFLRREVPGTVDVSTSKAKDQREFRIEVDPARAADVGVSAAQIGMIVRSLFEGDKVSEIDDQGSSFDVRLRIADQDRLTAEDLGSVTMISRQGQQLTLGSIARIIPSVAPSAISRFDGLRQITVLSNFTGKDLNGAVSKLNDYLKTNMPATITYTLSGQADIMKSAITAMLKALGLAVLLVFMILCAQYERYLAPLVIMAALPLSLTGAFGSLLLTGQVMSVYTMIGIILLMGIVTKNGILLIDFTMQKISEGLDVKSALLEAGPIRLRPILMTTFAAGGGMIPIAIGHGTGGEARSPMGVAVIGGLLMSTLLTLVVVPCAFSAMEGARTRWHRWRSRATATTSVVGKTLPRSAGGGSLPLR